Proteins encoded by one window of Filimonas effusa:
- a CDS encoding group III truncated hemoglobin: METNTQNRNDIESRSDIEKLVNTFYEKVRSDDTIGFFFSNVVAVDWSMHLPKMYDFWENVLLHTGSYKGNPMDVHFKVNGLHPINGVHFERWLLLFIQTIDELFEGETAERAKVRAKGIAWVLQQKTDSINR, from the coding sequence ATGGAAACCAATACTCAAAACAGGAACGATATTGAAAGCCGGTCCGATATTGAAAAGCTGGTCAATACGTTTTATGAAAAGGTTCGTTCTGATGATACTATCGGCTTTTTCTTTTCCAACGTGGTAGCTGTTGACTGGAGTATGCATTTGCCTAAGATGTACGATTTCTGGGAAAATGTGCTCCTGCACACCGGTAGCTACAAAGGCAACCCGATGGATGTACATTTTAAGGTCAACGGCCTGCATCCCATTAACGGCGTACATTTCGAGCGTTGGCTGCTGCTTTTTATACAAACCATCGACGAACTGTTCGAGGGCGAAACTGCCGAAAGAGCCAAAGTGCGCGCAAAAGGAATAGCCTGGGTGTTACAACAAAAAACAGACAGCATCAACCGTTAA
- a CDS encoding CopD family protein: MHHHLLLILHLISAAIWVGGHLCLAVGILPGALKKKDYTLITQFEKRYEPIGMSSLVVLVVTGMWMALQFGIGPGRWFSFSNPLERVVSVKIILLLATVLFAISAQTRVIPHLATRPKKLYEMAFHIIGVTTIGVAMLILGSFVRYGGI; encoded by the coding sequence ATGCATCACCACCTGTTATTGATACTGCATCTCATCAGCGCCGCCATATGGGTAGGGGGGCATCTTTGCCTGGCAGTTGGTATCTTGCCCGGGGCGCTGAAGAAAAAAGACTATACCCTTATTACGCAATTCGAGAAGAGATATGAACCCATAGGTATGTCGTCGTTGGTGGTGCTGGTTGTAACCGGCATGTGGATGGCGCTGCAATTTGGTATAGGCCCCGGTCGATGGTTTTCATTTTCAAATCCGCTGGAAAGAGTGGTGTCGGTTAAAATAATACTTTTACTTGCCACCGTGCTCTTTGCCATCAGCGCGCAAACGAGGGTGATCCCTCATTTAGCTACCAGGCCTAAAAAGCTTTATGAAATGGCATTCCATATCATTGGCGTTACAACCATTGGTGTAGCGATGCTCATCCTGGGATCGTTTGTAAGGTATGGGGGCATTTAG
- a CDS encoding HEPN domain-containing protein — translation MRSAFEHLDFEHKNNLSLLIQKITTAVAIEKIVCYGFSIKSNHRHNCSGLGNTNTGNAPAIFYLLVIPDKEEPRCSHDIIQTIDNFNTPLLSVSCIILREPFVSTAISEGRLFLTTLRKKGCLLYGYEWKTTPLSAKEEPLQHRLAAAELIWKQVFTRAQQFLQGAAFCLKSQMPETCCFLLHQAVEQTTMALSGALIGYRPDSHNLLRLLPLLAYAGLELDTVFPQNTQQEKDLFNILKKSYSETRYNNDFSIPQNTAQILYNRTANLMTQAETIFLFETNKWRGQQPIHNKPALNVAFLNTLNNAS, via the coding sequence ATGCGTAGCGCCTTTGAACACCTGGACTTTGAACACAAAAACAATCTTTCTTTACTGATTCAAAAAATCACAACAGCCGTTGCCATTGAAAAAATCGTCTGCTATGGCTTCAGCATTAAAAGTAACCACCGCCACAATTGCAGTGGACTAGGAAACACCAATACCGGCAACGCACCCGCCATCTTTTACTTACTGGTTATACCAGACAAGGAAGAACCGCGATGCTCCCACGATATCATACAAACTATCGACAACTTTAATACACCCCTGCTTTCGGTATCATGCATCATCCTTCGTGAGCCATTTGTATCCACTGCTATCAGCGAAGGCCGCCTTTTCCTTACCACCCTGCGTAAAAAGGGATGCCTGCTTTATGGCTATGAATGGAAAACTACGCCGCTTTCTGCAAAAGAAGAGCCTTTACAGCACAGGCTGGCAGCGGCAGAACTAATCTGGAAACAGGTATTTACAAGAGCCCAGCAGTTTTTACAGGGAGCCGCCTTTTGCCTAAAAAGCCAGATGCCCGAAACCTGCTGCTTTTTACTTCACCAGGCTGTAGAACAAACTACAATGGCGCTCTCAGGCGCGCTTATCGGCTATCGGCCCGATTCTCATAATTTGTTGAGGCTGCTGCCCCTGCTGGCGTACGCAGGGCTTGAACTCGATACTGTCTTCCCCCAAAACACACAACAGGAGAAAGATCTATTCAACATACTTAAGAAAAGCTATTCAGAAACGCGCTATAACAACGACTTTTCTATTCCGCAAAACACCGCCCAAATTTTGTACAACCGCACAGCCAACCTCATGACACAGGCCGAAACTATCTTTCTTTTTGAAACCAATAAATGGCGCGGGCAACAGCCTATACACAACAAACCCGCTTTGAATGTTGCGTTTCTCAATACCCTTAACAACGCCTCCTAA
- a CDS encoding DUF2357 domain-containing protein, which produces MQRPDEITVTIYKEKETVTSVKIIRRNSHAGMWKLTNAEAKEFGEAIYQIQEGCSYEYHVGKDFKLKRIHNIIQPSKFNPSIGIIQPGNYVGTLTIWLECISNSSSYPFKLEVRSKKTDYRTDYRLMLEEITTYCTDLIMTYRSPVIQKFTYNPHLRSKSIYQRFAFIKSILDTEEFWQALHQIEKSPGSQWSFEEGLIDIRKIKRLSSKQIRQLSTKQANLEIKLPGFYKRETLDTPENRFIKHALQQFLTLCLQFHTALPEASDYKEEASLLVRKLEYYISASVFKEIGKLNNFPLNSPILQRKAGYREVLHVWLIFELAALLCWEGGEDVYEGGKRDVAQLYEYWLYFKLIDVVCSVFELKKPEAKDLIEPNKEGLLLRLKSRKHLAIEGIFEAPSRRLNVQLSYNRTFSHNPIHQDEGSWSTNMRPDYTLSIWPYGIEASQAEREELIVHLHFDAKYRVDNLQHSWLNKTVDDELDNDKETFQYKNSDLIKMHAYRDAIRRTAGAYVLYPGQSSKTLKGYHEILPGLGAFAINPSKKNNGIQSLKAFLKDVVELFLNRASQREKMAFQTYSIYGQTPAINLKALIPETYGPNRSLLPEKTRILIGYYKGKAHLEWIQQHKLYNTRIANDKSSIHIDNSITSSSYLLLYTKGEEKTLFYKLNSKGPQILTKKQMLNRQYPSKPTQEYYLVFEILEEIEKEFELITVHSKLLTQLKNFKQDKTPFSTTLTELLRLKR; this is translated from the coding sequence ATGCAGAGGCCTGATGAAATTACTGTTACCATTTATAAAGAAAAAGAAACAGTTACTTCAGTAAAAATTATACGTAGAAATTCACATGCAGGCATGTGGAAACTTACAAATGCTGAAGCAAAAGAATTTGGAGAAGCCATTTATCAAATTCAGGAAGGTTGCTCGTATGAGTACCATGTTGGCAAAGACTTTAAACTGAAACGTATCCATAATATAATTCAGCCTTCAAAATTCAACCCTTCAATAGGAATTATCCAGCCTGGCAACTATGTAGGCACCTTAACAATATGGCTGGAATGTATTTCAAATTCTTCATCGTATCCTTTTAAGTTAGAGGTTAGGTCAAAAAAAACAGACTACAGAACTGATTATCGATTAATGCTCGAAGAAATTACGACCTATTGTACAGATCTTATAATGACTTACAGAAGTCCAGTTATACAAAAATTCACCTATAATCCGCATTTAAGAAGTAAAAGCATCTATCAGCGCTTCGCGTTTATTAAATCCATTTTAGACACAGAAGAGTTTTGGCAAGCGCTACATCAAATCGAGAAGTCTCCCGGCTCTCAATGGTCATTTGAAGAAGGTTTAATAGACATTCGAAAGATCAAACGTTTATCTAGCAAACAAATACGACAACTTTCAACAAAACAAGCGAATCTTGAAATTAAACTTCCCGGTTTTTATAAGAGAGAAACATTAGATACGCCAGAGAATAGATTTATTAAACATGCGTTACAGCAGTTTCTCACTTTATGTCTGCAATTCCATACAGCTTTGCCTGAAGCATCAGACTATAAAGAAGAGGCTTCATTACTCGTTAGAAAATTAGAATATTATATAAGCGCTTCGGTATTCAAAGAGATTGGAAAGCTAAACAATTTCCCGCTAAATAGTCCTATTTTACAACGCAAGGCAGGCTACAGAGAAGTGCTTCATGTATGGCTAATTTTTGAGCTTGCGGCCCTACTTTGTTGGGAAGGAGGTGAAGATGTATACGAAGGCGGCAAACGAGATGTAGCCCAACTTTATGAATACTGGCTCTATTTCAAATTAATAGATGTAGTATGTTCAGTTTTTGAACTCAAAAAACCAGAAGCAAAAGATCTGATTGAACCAAACAAAGAGGGTTTGCTCCTTAGGCTAAAGAGTAGGAAACACCTAGCCATAGAAGGTATTTTTGAAGCACCAAGCAGACGCCTCAATGTACAATTGAGCTACAATAGAACCTTCTCTCATAATCCAATTCATCAAGATGAAGGAAGTTGGTCGACGAATATGAGACCTGATTACACACTTAGCATATGGCCTTATGGTATAGAAGCATCGCAGGCTGAAAGAGAAGAGTTAATAGTCCATCTCCATTTTGATGCAAAATATAGAGTGGACAACCTGCAGCATTCGTGGCTAAACAAAACAGTTGACGATGAACTTGATAATGATAAAGAAACCTTTCAATATAAAAATTCTGATTTAATAAAAATGCATGCCTATAGAGATGCCATTAGAAGAACTGCCGGGGCCTATGTACTCTATCCAGGTCAGTCTTCCAAAACACTAAAAGGTTATCATGAGATTCTACCGGGGTTAGGTGCATTCGCAATTAACCCTTCAAAAAAAAACAATGGAATACAATCCCTGAAGGCATTTTTAAAAGATGTTGTTGAATTATTTTTGAACAGAGCTTCTCAAAGAGAAAAAATGGCTTTTCAAACTTATTCAATTTACGGCCAAACACCTGCCATTAATCTCAAAGCTCTTATTCCAGAAACCTATGGACCAAATAGATCATTACTTCCTGAAAAAACAAGGATTCTAATTGGCTATTATAAGGGAAAGGCACACTTAGAATGGATTCAACAACATAAGTTATATAACACAAGAATCGCAAATGATAAGAGTTCTATTCACATTGACAATTCAATTACCTCGTCTAGCTACCTGTTGTTGTATACAAAAGGAGAGGAGAAAACGTTATTTTACAAGCTTAACTCCAAAGGACCTCAAATTCTAACAAAAAAGCAGATGCTTAATCGCCAATACCCTAGCAAACCAACTCAGGAATATTATTTAGTTTTTGAAATCTTGGAGGAAATAGAAAAAGAGTTTGAGCTCATAACCGTTCACAGTAAATTACTCACGCAGCTTAAGAATTTTAAACAAGACAAGACACCCTTTTCAACAACATTGACAGAACTTTTAAGATTAAAAAGATAG
- a CDS encoding ABC transporter ATP-binding protein yields MIEVKNVLKRFGKLLALDNLDLELKRGECVALIGPNGCGKTTLIKSILGMVLPDRGTITFNNINIRDNNEYRRHIGYMPQIGRYPENMSIGQVIDMIKHIRGEQATLDNELYELFEIEKLSGKKMSALSGGTTQKVSATLAFLFRPQVLILDEPTAGLDPVAADILKNKIIDAKNGGALVLITSHILSEMEDMVSDVVFMQEGKLLLHKDVDALKAETKQDTVARSIIHLLKSDAQ; encoded by the coding sequence ATGATTGAAGTAAAGAATGTGTTGAAACGGTTTGGTAAGCTACTGGCTTTAGATAACCTGGATCTGGAATTGAAAAGGGGAGAGTGTGTGGCGCTCATAGGCCCCAACGGATGTGGTAAGACCACGCTTATAAAATCGATCCTGGGAATGGTGTTGCCCGACCGGGGAACTATCACCTTTAATAACATCAATATCCGCGATAACAACGAGTATCGCCGTCATATTGGCTATATGCCCCAGATAGGCCGTTATCCGGAAAACATGAGCATTGGCCAGGTGATTGATATGATAAAACATATCCGTGGCGAACAGGCGACGTTGGATAATGAACTTTACGAGTTATTTGAAATAGAAAAGCTCTCCGGTAAAAAAATGAGTGCGTTAAGCGGCGGAACAACCCAGAAGGTAAGTGCAACACTGGCCTTTTTATTTCGTCCGCAGGTACTCATATTGGATGAACCCACTGCAGGTCTCGATCCTGTTGCTGCTGATATTCTTAAAAACAAGATCATCGATGCAAAGAACGGGGGAGCGCTGGTGCTCATCACTTCCCATATCCTGAGCGAAATGGAAGACATGGTCAGCGATGTAGTTTTTATGCAGGAGGGTAAACTGCTACTACATAAAGATGTAGATGCGCTGAAGGCGGAAACAAAACAGGATACTGTCGCCCGTTCTATCATCCATCTCTTAAAATCCGACGCCCAATGA
- a CDS encoding nitrous oxide reductase accessory protein NosL produces MMNTKALPRISTIFILLAAVCLAISLFVPIWQIELNAPQYPEGLALQIWASKIAGDVDIINGLNHYIGMKTLHTKDFIEFTILPYIISAYVVLFLVVAWRRTKKLLNIACAAFILFGVVAMVDFWIWEYNYGHNLDPNAAIKVPGMAYQPPLIGFKQLLNFGAYSIPHIGGWLFVAAGILLLAAMVVARPASKPKLPKNIVAILTLIVVTALSSCGTKGPERVNLNKDACEYCRMTISDGRFAGEIITKKGRVHKFDDIACLLNFEKAQEQSSVKARYVSDFLKNDELIQAAPAWYVATSGIKSPMNGNVAAFASKEAAEAHAAQWKATVETWEQLAHKMNHPHDNPESHHH; encoded by the coding sequence ATGATGAATACAAAAGCATTACCCAGGATCTCCACAATATTCATATTACTCGCCGCTGTTTGCCTGGCAATTTCTCTTTTTGTTCCAATATGGCAGATAGAATTGAACGCACCCCAATACCCCGAGGGTTTAGCTCTGCAGATATGGGCCTCCAAAATTGCCGGTGATGTTGATATCATTAATGGCCTTAATCACTATATAGGTATGAAGACGCTGCATACCAAAGACTTTATTGAATTTACCATTCTGCCTTACATTATAAGCGCCTACGTTGTGCTCTTTTTAGTGGTGGCCTGGCGCAGGACAAAAAAGCTTCTCAACATAGCCTGTGCTGCTTTCATCTTATTTGGTGTAGTGGCTATGGTTGATTTCTGGATATGGGAATACAACTACGGTCACAACCTCGATCCAAATGCGGCAATAAAAGTGCCGGGGATGGCTTATCAGCCGCCGCTTATAGGCTTTAAACAACTACTCAACTTTGGAGCATACTCCATTCCACATATCGGCGGATGGCTTTTTGTAGCGGCAGGTATCTTGTTATTGGCAGCAATGGTTGTTGCCAGGCCGGCTTCCAAACCAAAGCTTCCCAAAAATATTGTAGCGATATTAACCCTTATTGTTGTAACAGCACTGTCTTCCTGTGGTACTAAAGGGCCTGAGCGTGTTAACCTCAATAAAGATGCCTGTGAATATTGCCGTATGACGATCTCTGATGGCAGGTTTGCCGGTGAGATCATCACAAAAAAAGGCCGTGTTCATAAATTCGATGACATCGCCTGCTTACTTAACTTCGAGAAGGCGCAGGAGCAATCTTCGGTTAAAGCCCGTTATGTAAGTGATTTTTTGAAGAACGATGAACTTATACAAGCGGCGCCGGCGTGGTATGTTGCAACTTCCGGAATAAAAAGTCCTATGAATGGCAATGTAGCGGCATTTGCTTCCAAAGAAGCAGCCGAAGCACATGCTGCGCAATGGAAAGCTACTGTTGAAACCTGGGAACAGCTTGCTCATAAAATGAATCACCCGCATGACAATCCGGAATCTCATCATCACTAG
- a CDS encoding MrcB family domain-containing protein, with the protein MKIPENIDRNHLIDAIKKIDTDGVPSDAQSKFYDVLYEGKRYPPKLIASYANLFANGEILDRNEFRGGAGTACFKLLEGHGFQIVAKDDIYPIINAFLNQVYNDPTNLKTSEFKGIFKGLQVEAGFGKGNIAAIPWIALLAKGQKVSEGIYPVYLYYKEEKELLLAYGISETKVPGKNWREQTQTISDYFLALGKIKPKRYGGSFFFRSYKIDDTQKDFGLKKTDLNRDIQLIIEEYAKALKENISNSHMYNSSNSNVSLKNRKKAMAFNYSTFLLHLKEAGLQYHKKTVLRFVSALAAKPFVILTGLSGSGKTKLAISFAQWITEEDRQICVVPVGADWTNREPLLGFPNMQQEGKYIHPENGVLSLILRANKDQSRPYFLILDEMNLSHVERYFADFLSCMESQSPIHLHPGDGEWQKCSVPPKTQLPPNLFIIGTVNIDETTYMFSPKVLDRASVIEFRILNDEMSTFLSKESSKASKDLAARGANMEKNFMELATSKQPTTDSKISKVLLQFFTELRKVGAEFGYRSAHEILLFINVAGKIEEWSPNDLVDAIIMQKLLPRLHGSRRKLEDVLRTLASFCLENTAEVDKYLDESKNIDIQKNLTDIKYPISLEKIQRMYFNLLHHSFTSYAEA; encoded by the coding sequence ATGAAAATACCCGAAAATATAGACAGGAATCATTTGATAGATGCAATAAAAAAAATTGATACTGATGGAGTTCCATCTGATGCGCAGTCAAAATTCTATGACGTTTTATATGAAGGAAAACGATATCCGCCTAAATTAATCGCATCCTATGCCAACTTATTTGCGAATGGTGAGATCTTAGATAGGAACGAGTTTCGAGGTGGTGCAGGAACCGCTTGCTTTAAGCTTTTAGAAGGTCATGGGTTTCAAATAGTAGCTAAAGATGATATTTATCCCATTATCAATGCCTTTCTAAACCAAGTATACAATGACCCTACGAACCTTAAAACATCTGAATTTAAGGGCATTTTTAAAGGACTTCAAGTTGAAGCAGGTTTTGGGAAAGGGAATATTGCGGCAATCCCTTGGATCGCCTTACTAGCCAAAGGGCAGAAGGTCTCAGAAGGGATCTATCCAGTTTATTTATACTATAAGGAAGAGAAAGAGCTTCTTTTAGCATATGGTATTAGTGAAACAAAAGTTCCCGGTAAAAATTGGCGAGAACAAACCCAAACTATTTCTGATTATTTTTTAGCACTCGGCAAAATAAAACCTAAACGCTACGGAGGCTCATTCTTTTTTAGAAGCTACAAAATTGATGATACTCAAAAAGATTTTGGATTAAAAAAAACAGATTTAAATCGAGATATCCAACTCATCATTGAAGAATATGCAAAAGCGCTAAAAGAAAACATCTCCAATAGCCACATGTACAACTCTAGCAATTCGAATGTTTCATTAAAGAACCGGAAAAAAGCTATGGCCTTTAACTACTCTACATTCTTGCTTCACTTAAAAGAGGCTGGATTACAATACCATAAAAAGACGGTCCTCCGTTTTGTTTCTGCATTGGCAGCTAAACCATTCGTGATTTTGACCGGATTATCCGGCTCAGGGAAAACAAAATTAGCTATTTCATTTGCCCAATGGATTACTGAAGAAGATAGACAAATTTGCGTGGTCCCTGTAGGTGCAGACTGGACAAATAGAGAGCCACTTCTAGGTTTTCCCAACATGCAGCAAGAAGGTAAATATATCCATCCTGAGAACGGAGTACTGTCACTCATATTAAGAGCCAATAAAGACCAGAGTAGACCTTACTTTTTAATCTTAGATGAAATGAATCTAAGCCACGTAGAAAGATATTTTGCAGACTTCCTAAGCTGCATGGAGTCCCAATCTCCAATTCATTTGCATCCAGGCGATGGAGAATGGCAAAAATGTTCTGTTCCACCTAAAACACAACTTCCCCCAAATCTTTTTATTATAGGAACAGTTAACATAGACGAAACAACCTATATGTTTAGCCCTAAGGTCCTAGACCGTGCATCAGTAATTGAGTTTAGAATTCTAAATGATGAAATGAGTACGTTTTTATCAAAAGAAAGCTCCAAAGCAAGTAAGGATCTAGCAGCCAGGGGAGCTAATATGGAGAAGAACTTTATGGAACTAGCAACATCAAAACAGCCAACCACCGATAGCAAAATATCAAAAGTACTGCTGCAGTTCTTTACAGAACTTAGGAAGGTGGGAGCAGAATTTGGATATCGATCCGCCCATGAAATTTTACTCTTCATAAACGTTGCTGGCAAAATCGAAGAATGGTCCCCAAATGATTTAGTTGACGCTATTATTATGCAAAAACTGCTTCCTAGATTACACGGTTCCAGACGAAAACTAGAAGATGTACTCAGAACACTAGCCAGTTTTTGCTTGGAAAATACAGCAGAAGTCGACAAGTACTTGGACGAAAGCAAAAATATTGATATTCAAAAGAATTTGACAGACATCAAATATCCTATTTCGTTAGAAAAAATACAACGTATGTATTTTAATCTTCTTCACCATAGTTTTACTAGTTATGCAGAGGCCTGA
- a CDS encoding helix-turn-helix domain-containing protein: MSNKDRSILKTFGENLKKARKEKGLTTREFADIADIAHSQVWKLESGLVDPSLTTLLAIAKTLDVSIDGLVSEG, translated from the coding sequence ATGTCAAACAAGGATAGGAGCATATTAAAGACTTTTGGCGAAAATTTGAAAAAGGCCCGTAAAGAAAAGGGACTTACTACACGCGAATTTGCTGATATAGCAGATATCGCCCATAGCCAGGTATGGAAGCTGGAGAGTGGGCTGGTTGATCCTTCGCTTACTACTTTGTTGGCTATTGCTAAGACGCTGGATGTGTCTATTGATGGTTTGGTGAGTGAGGGATAA
- a CDS encoding nitrous oxide reductase family maturation protein NosD codes for MTIRNLIITRSVTGSIVPGGFIALLLAILPFIATARVLRVGKNSEFKTITAALKASANGDSVIVLKGVYKEGNIVIAKAITLIGEGLPTLDGELKYEILSIKHDKVTLKGFCVRNSGRSSLNDPAGIKVYDASYVTIENNLLLDNFFAIYIQYGKHCFIRNNRIQASQKEEYESGNGIHCWKSDSLQIVANEITGHRDGIYFEFVTNSIIWKNTSQKNMRYGLHFMFSHHDSYLSNHFKNNGAGVAVMFTKHVIMKNNVFEENWGDAAYGLLFKEISDCYLSGNKFIKNTTGVFFDGSNRIVMEKNLLQANGWGLRLQASCMDNKIAYNNFIGNTFDVATNGTLTLNHFNENYWDKYEGYDLNKDGIGDVPYRPLSVFSVIVERNPPAMLLFRSFMINLLDKSEKLLPSLTPENFIDKRPRTKPLAL; via the coding sequence ATGACAATCCGGAATCTCATCATCACTAGAAGCGTCACCGGAAGTATTGTTCCCGGTGGTTTCATTGCATTGCTGCTGGCTATACTACCATTTATAGCGACTGCCCGTGTATTGCGTGTAGGAAAGAATAGTGAATTCAAAACCATTACCGCCGCATTAAAAGCCTCGGCAAACGGCGATTCTGTCATTGTGTTGAAAGGGGTTTACAAGGAAGGTAATATCGTTATCGCAAAAGCTATAACGCTTATAGGGGAAGGGCTTCCTACGCTCGATGGTGAACTGAAATATGAGATCCTTTCTATCAAACACGATAAGGTAACACTTAAGGGCTTTTGCGTACGCAACTCCGGCAGAAGCAGTCTTAATGATCCTGCCGGTATAAAAGTGTATGACGCCTCGTATGTAACCATCGAAAACAATTTACTGCTCGATAATTTCTTTGCTATATACATACAATATGGCAAACACTGTTTCATCAGGAATAACCGCATACAGGCTTCGCAGAAAGAAGAATACGAATCGGGCAATGGCATTCACTGCTGGAAAAGCGATAGCCTTCAGATAGTAGCCAACGAAATAACAGGCCACCGCGATGGTATTTACTTCGAGTTTGTAACCAACTCCATCATCTGGAAGAATACATCGCAGAAAAACATGCGTTACGGGCTGCACTTCATGTTTTCTCACCACGACTCTTACCTCTCCAATCACTTTAAAAATAATGGAGCAGGTGTAGCGGTAATGTTCACCAAACACGTGATCATGAAGAATAATGTCTTCGAGGAGAACTGGGGCGATGCGGCCTATGGCCTGCTCTTCAAAGAGATCTCGGACTGTTATTTGTCTGGTAATAAATTCATAAAAAATACGACAGGTGTATTCTTCGATGGTTCTAACCGCATTGTGATGGAGAAGAACCTGTTGCAGGCTAATGGCTGGGGCCTGCGGCTGCAGGCAAGCTGCATGGATAACAAGATTGCCTATAATAACTTTATCGGCAACACATTTGATGTGGCAACCAATGGTACTCTTACCCTCAATCATTTCAATGAAAACTATTGGGATAAATACGAGGGTTACGACCTTAATAAGGACGGTATAGGCGATGTGCCTTATCGCCCGCTGAGCGTGTTTTCTGTAATAGTAGAACGTAATCCTCCTGCGATGTTGCTGTTCCGCAGCTTCATGATAAACCTACTGGATAAATCGGAAAAGCTGCTGCCCAGTCTTACGCCCGAGAACTTTATTGATAAAAGACCGCGGACAAAACCACTTGCCCTATGA
- a CDS encoding ABC transporter permease subunit yields the protein MKRILKYVALDILRNKIVIAYAVILALFSWCTFALEDSASKGVLTVLNIVLLTVPLVSVLFATIYVYNSNEFIELLVSHPVKRGMIWKALFTGLSSSLVLAYLIGVGIPVLLFADTATALMLLATGSFLTVIFVALAFLSSILTRDKAKGIGISILLWLYFALLFDGLVLFLFFQFSDYPIEKAVVLLSALSPIDLCRILILLHLDESAMMGYTGAIFRNYFGTQWGLVLSFGLLFIWIIVPFLISLTRFKKRDL from the coding sequence ATGAAACGTATCCTGAAATATGTAGCCCTCGATATTCTTAGGAATAAAATAGTAATAGCCTATGCTGTTATCCTGGCTTTATTTTCCTGGTGCACCTTTGCCCTGGAAGACAGTGCTTCAAAAGGAGTACTTACGGTGCTGAATATTGTACTGCTCACGGTTCCGCTGGTGTCGGTGTTGTTCGCGACCATCTATGTTTATAACAGCAATGAATTTATAGAATTGCTGGTAAGTCATCCCGTGAAAAGGGGGATGATATGGAAGGCGTTGTTTACGGGGCTATCATCAAGTCTTGTGCTGGCTTACCTGATTGGCGTAGGTATTCCCGTTCTACTCTTCGCCGATACAGCGACTGCGCTGATGTTATTGGCGACAGGTTCGTTTCTCACTGTCATTTTCGTTGCCCTCGCTTTTTTAAGCAGCATCCTCACCCGTGATAAAGCAAAAGGCATTGGCATCTCGATATTACTCTGGCTTTATTTCGCGCTGTTGTTTGATGGGCTGGTGTTGTTCCTGTTCTTCCAGTTCTCAGATTATCCTATCGAGAAAGCGGTAGTGTTGCTTAGTGCACTGAGCCCAATAGATCTTTGCCGCATTCTCATTCTCCTGCATCTTGATGAGTCTGCTATGATGGGTTACACCGGCGCCATCTTCAGAAATTACTTTGGTACACAATGGGGACTTGTTCTCTCTTTCGGCTTGCTTTTCATATGGATCATTGTCCCGTTTTTAATCTCATTGACCCGTTTTAAAAAGAGAGATCTTTGA